A genomic window from Leptospiraceae bacterium includes:
- a CDS encoding histidine phosphatase family protein translates to MMKSLYLLRHAKSDWDAVYDTDHDRPLSKRGRQNAEELKEFLEKRKLSFPLCLVSTSRRTRQTLEILEESKKLKFYKILKDPQIYEANYTALINHLQEISEDYAEILLIAHNPGLEELANGLLQTRSLFQKFPTSAFLSLHLDIHSWRELKNCEARLGFYWIPSRKKDET, encoded by the coding sequence ATGATGAAAAGTTTATATCTCTTACGTCACGCTAAATCAGATTGGGATGCTGTTTATGATACAGATCACGACAGACCTTTATCCAAAAGAGGAAGGCAGAATGCTGAGGAATTAAAAGAGTTTTTGGAAAAAAGGAAATTATCTTTTCCTCTGTGCCTGGTTTCTACATCCAGACGAACCCGTCAAACCTTAGAAATATTGGAAGAAAGTAAAAAATTAAAGTTTTATAAAATACTTAAAGACCCGCAAATTTATGAAGCCAATTATACAGCATTGATAAATCACCTTCAGGAGATTTCGGAAGATTATGCAGAAATTCTTCTCATAGCTCATAATCCGGGTTTAGAAGAGCTGGCAAATGGTTTATTGCAAACCCGCTCTCTTTTTCAGAAGTTTCCTACATCTGCCTTTCTTTCTCTCCATCTGGATATTCATTCCTGGAGAGAGCTAAAAAACTGTGAGGCCAGGCTTGGTTTTTACTGGATTCCATCCAGAAAAAAGGATGAAACGTAA
- a CDS encoding TldD/PmbA family protein, whose product MNKQEIINNLENTKSFIADCLSKAKREGIAQVEIYAAYHTGMDISLEKNDLNTSTFSEETNYGIRVIENHCQGFVTTNDKASIYDSILDARSLAKTQNTPDEAMELPETSPQIHEIDGLYHEDIDSLDIEDLVSVVSQILNWRKEKYPKISIDSGDVSFGKGYKLIANTKGLMVSELRASVSAGYMGMAIDGEDIGSFDYDSAIGRNMDSFQKSLTHSLEDFGSKCMGALKAQTIKGFKGNILIPPDSVFSFLGDLLSSLTATQIRKKRSKFGDMLNKEVTSPLLSIYEDPHIPCFQGSSAFDREGVSTKEKEIIQKGVLKTFFYNHFEARKAGLDRSNGSALGGSSSVPYCGPGQLQVMPGTSSLSELLNTKTKTILVNRFSGSSNSSSGDFSGSVKGGQLLENGNKYPIKETIITGNIYNILKQIVAVSHERKLLYSSSQVPWILIEGVDITGTDEG is encoded by the coding sequence ATGAATAAACAAGAAATTATAAATAATTTAGAGAATACCAAATCTTTCATTGCAGACTGTCTTTCAAAAGCAAAACGAGAAGGAATCGCACAGGTTGAAATCTATGCTGCTTACCATACCGGGATGGATATCAGCTTAGAGAAGAACGATTTGAATACTTCCACATTTTCTGAAGAAACCAATTATGGAATTCGTGTAATAGAAAACCACTGTCAGGGTTTTGTCACTACCAATGATAAGGCTTCTATCTACGATTCTATTCTGGATGCAAGATCTCTGGCAAAAACCCAAAACACACCGGATGAAGCCATGGAACTACCGGAAACTTCTCCCCAGATTCATGAAATAGATGGATTATATCATGAAGATATAGACTCTTTAGATATAGAAGATCTGGTTTCTGTAGTATCCCAAATTCTTAACTGGAGGAAGGAGAAATATCCTAAGATAAGCATAGACAGTGGAGATGTGTCATTTGGAAAAGGTTATAAACTAATAGCAAATACAAAAGGTCTTATGGTGTCAGAACTCAGAGCTTCCGTTTCTGCAGGGTATATGGGTATGGCCATAGATGGTGAAGATATAGGTAGCTTCGATTATGATTCTGCCATAGGTAGAAATATGGACTCCTTCCAAAAAAGCCTTACCCATTCCCTGGAAGACTTCGGAAGTAAATGTATGGGAGCCCTAAAAGCACAAACTATTAAAGGTTTCAAGGGAAATATCCTGATTCCTCCGGATAGTGTTTTTAGCTTTTTAGGAGATCTACTCTCCTCACTCACAGCTACCCAGATACGAAAGAAACGAAGTAAATTTGGAGATATGCTTAATAAAGAAGTAACTTCTCCTTTATTAAGTATTTATGAAGATCCTCATATTCCCTGCTTCCAGGGTTCCAGTGCTTTTGACAGGGAAGGTGTATCGACAAAGGAAAAAGAAATTATTCAAAAAGGAGTTCTTAAGACCTTCTTTTACAACCATTTTGAAGCGAGGAAGGCCGGTTTGGATCGTTCCAATGGAAGTGCCCTCGGCGGTTCCTCCTCGGTTCCTTACTGTGGCCCGGGACAATTGCAGGTAATGCCGGGAACAAGTTCCCTCTCTGAATTACTAAATACAAAGACAAAAACCATCCTTGTAAATCGCTTTTCCGGCTCAAGTAATTCTTCCTCAGGAGACTTTTCCGGTAGTGTAAAAGGAGGACAGCTCTTAGAAAATGGAAATAAATATCCAATCAAAGAAACCATTATTACCGGGAATATTTATAATATTCTAAAACAGATTGTTGCAGTAAGCCATGAAAGAAAACTCCTCTATTCCAGTTCCCAGGTCCCCTGGATATTAATAGAAGGTGTAGATATTACGGGAACGGATGAAGGATAA
- a CDS encoding TldD/PmbA family protein produces MRAFLKECLKGEDGFVELRYHKKLANSVTAEKGRVENSQVKKRAGIGVRVLHKGTWGFSYTGEISISSIKQAISQAKRSAELSSFLRQEKIQSLPPVKFAIGDFPGEGIQELLDKNLDDKISLVMNVADIHKFPSSRIQSLACSYAEIFEEKSIVSTDGADCYFSYIRPEFRINAVAEKDGDLQVGAESIGVTGGWDCLFKHNSAEELKEKACKTAVDLLSSSLPNGGKHTVILAPSIVGLLVHEAIGHTVEADFVLAGSVARGKLGTRVASELITLCDSGHSEFYKGAGGSIPVDDEGVLAGRTCLIEKGILKSYLHNRESAAHFGVEPTGSARAWEYSDVPLIRMRNTYIEPGESSLEDMIASTDSGFLLEGPRNGQADSTGEFMFAVQKAHRIEKGKIKEMVKGVSVSGMAFDVMKDVDMVSKEFQWDLGSGYCGKGQPAKVDAGGPYLRTKVKLGGQKNE; encoded by the coding sequence TTGAGAGCTTTTTTAAAAGAATGCTTAAAAGGGGAAGATGGCTTCGTTGAGTTGCGTTATCACAAAAAATTGGCAAATTCGGTGACCGCAGAAAAAGGAAGAGTAGAAAACAGTCAAGTAAAAAAAAGAGCCGGAATAGGAGTTCGCGTCCTTCATAAAGGTACCTGGGGCTTTTCCTATACAGGAGAAATCAGCATAAGTTCCATCAAACAGGCCATTTCCCAGGCAAAAAGAAGTGCTGAGCTTTCTTCTTTCCTGCGACAAGAAAAAATTCAATCCCTACCTCCTGTGAAATTTGCAATTGGAGATTTTCCCGGTGAGGGAATTCAAGAGCTTCTTGATAAAAACCTTGATGATAAAATCTCACTCGTGATGAACGTAGCCGATATACATAAGTTTCCTTCCAGCCGAATCCAGAGTCTGGCCTGTTCTTATGCAGAAATTTTTGAAGAAAAAAGCATTGTTAGCACGGATGGAGCTGATTGCTATTTTTCTTATATTCGCCCTGAATTCAGAATCAATGCAGTAGCAGAAAAAGATGGAGACTTACAGGTAGGTGCAGAATCAATTGGGGTAACCGGCGGCTGGGATTGTCTATTCAAGCATAATTCAGCAGAAGAATTAAAAGAGAAAGCCTGTAAAACTGCTGTAGACCTTTTAAGCTCAAGTTTACCAAACGGTGGAAAACATACAGTTATCCTCGCCCCTTCCATTGTTGGACTATTGGTTCATGAAGCCATCGGTCATACTGTAGAAGCTGATTTTGTTTTAGCCGGTTCCGTTGCCAGGGGAAAACTGGGTACAAGGGTAGCCTCCGAACTCATCACCTTATGTGACAGCGGCCATTCGGAATTTTATAAAGGTGCAGGTGGAAGCATCCCGGTAGATGATGAAGGTGTACTGGCAGGAAGGACCTGTCTCATCGAAAAGGGTATTTTAAAATCTTATCTACACAATCGAGAAAGTGCCGCTCATTTTGGAGTCGAGCCTACCGGTTCTGCCAGAGCCTGGGAATACTCCGATGTTCCCTTAATCCGCATGAGAAACACCTATATAGAACCGGGGGAATCTTCTCTTGAAGATATGATAGCTTCCACAGATAGCGGTTTCTTATTGGAGGGGCCGAGAAACGGACAGGCTGACTCTACCGGGGAATTCATGTTTGCGGTTCAAAAAGCCCATAGAATTGAGAAGGGAAAAATTAAGGAAATGGTGAAAGGAGTCTCTGTATCCGGAATGGCGTTCGATGTCATGAAAGATGTAGATATGGTCAGTAAAGAGTTTCAGTGGGATCTGGGTTCCGGATACTGCGGAAAAGGTCAACCGGCCAAAGTCGATGCGGGAGGACCTTACTTAAGAACAAAAGTAAAATTGGGCGGACAGAAAAATGAATAA
- a CDS encoding DUF4416 family protein, with amino-acid sequence MFTNPVKENLVRPGNSSLFLLLSFESLETYLKVKQNCQSAFSEILFESNPLPKWTPDSSEGLQIKVGSNTRIFSFKKQISRESLPDIKKKCIKIRNKNIDKDPSLKIIPGYLSSHNVILSATSDDFHRIYLHHGVYAEIIYKYEKLRYHPLPEAASFFSQQEVKYFFTTLREAFIKSIKD; translated from the coding sequence TTGTTTACAAATCCAGTAAAAGAGAATTTAGTTCGACCGGGAAATTCTTCTCTGTTTCTTTTATTGTCTTTTGAGAGTCTGGAAACTTATTTAAAAGTAAAACAAAATTGTCAGAGTGCTTTCTCTGAAATTTTATTTGAAAGTAATCCCTTACCCAAATGGACACCGGATAGCTCTGAAGGCTTACAAATCAAAGTAGGTTCAAACACCCGAATTTTTTCTTTTAAAAAACAAATAAGTAGGGAAAGCCTTCCTGATATTAAAAAAAAATGTATTAAGATTCGAAATAAAAATATAGATAAAGATCCAAGCTTAAAAATTATCCCGGGATATTTATCTTCCCATAATGTGATTCTTTCCGCAACTTCGGATGACTTTCATCGCATTTATTTACATCACGGAGTCTATGCAGAAATTATTTATAAATATGAAAAACTTCGGTACCATCCCTTACCGGAAGCAGCCAGTTTTTTTTCACAGCAGGAAGTGAAATACTTTTTCACAACCTTGAGAGAAGCTTTTATAAAATCTATTAAGGATTAA
- the lptC gene encoding LPS export ABC transporter periplasmic protein LptC, with protein sequence MRSFVRTLIFILAVAGSGCKKLKVQRVESEKESGSAVSIRNFSRDSFDKEGKLKWKLKAKEAYIFPKENKTVLYSLRFKQFEKEKEQSTILADKGIIDHSIKVVLLNGNIQVDGVEDRKIIAEELHYDLNTEKLSSDKEVTIISKGTTIRGKGLRADKNLNKYTILKPSAISVSNPLKNNANEGLNQ encoded by the coding sequence ATGCGAAGCTTTGTTCGAACACTTATTTTCATTTTAGCAGTTGCAGGCTCGGGCTGTAAGAAGCTTAAAGTACAGAGAGTTGAAAGTGAAAAAGAATCCGGTTCTGCAGTTTCTATACGTAATTTTTCCAGGGATTCCTTTGATAAAGAAGGAAAACTTAAATGGAAACTCAAGGCAAAAGAAGCTTATATTTTTCCTAAAGAAAATAAAACAGTTTTATATTCACTGCGTTTTAAACAATTCGAAAAAGAAAAGGAACAGTCCACCATACTGGCAGATAAAGGGATTATCGACCATTCAATAAAAGTTGTATTATTAAATGGAAATATACAGGTAGATGGAGTAGAAGACCGCAAAATTATCGCAGAAGAGCTTCATTATGATTTAAATACTGAAAAGCTCTCTTCGGATAAAGAAGTTACCATCATTAGTAAAGGAACAACAATTCGGGGGAAAGGTCTACGAGCAGACAAAAATTTAAATAAATATACTATTTTAAAACCTTCTGCTATTTCTGTTAGCAACCCTTTGAAGAACAATGCCAACGAAGGTTTAAATCAATGA
- a CDS encoding nitrate- and nitrite sensing domain-containing protein, whose product MSFIQDIKIKSKLFLLIMFPGLFLFFFAFSDISEKYKVYREMKQINILIRYAGITNNLIHNLQLERGRTSSYIGSSGLYLNELEEQKKKTDVSLNAYESFRKEMQDKLPVGIFFADSYLQAISNMRFRFYQRKTDLDEVLGFYSNFNAKLLESIFEIKKFTHEPEMVNYIATFYYFMNLKEHAGIERAMGAFFLSQKKFKEGEKQKYIKIISIQEISERFFRMGASKTFIDELDEFKKKDSFLQVERIRNRILSEVFTENPLYWFKQITDKINELKKLETNLADSLLVKSYNLQTQSLRGLYIQISFLVGILLLLSIFTAYLSRTITNPLHNMVNSFKQISSGKIQKIEETNRLDEFGVVSRSLNNMVDIFQSLVNEISSITGASHEGKLKQRGNADKFEGVFSDIIRGMNSTLDAITKPLYLASNYMEQIGRGDIPPLIQNEYYGDFNIIKESINTLIQTLNRFIEEMMNMEKEQSRGDIDHFMPEGEFKGVYLSMVSGVNKQLKTNLLEEKKIVEIVEEYAKGNLDVQMSELPGKKIYVNRSLDLLRMNMLNINDELHKLFESASEGNLKKRGDKSRFDYAFYSEMIDGINQMMDSVIFPIQETIEVMSGISSGNLHKKIQGEYRGDFFQLKDSVNATVDKIEEIVGDLRRVSDEIETSVSQIKRISKSINEGAELQASNTEESSAAIEEITSTIVMNNDNAAKTNVISKTVSEKAEVGGKAVSDTLKAMKLIVEKTSLIEEIASQTNLLAVNASIEAARAGEHGKGFSVVAIEVRKLAESSKNAAGEISELTDKSLEIANQAGSLIGEMIPEIQTTAELIQGISTASEEQKVGMEQVNISITQLADISQQNLLSSESLGSAAESLQKHSDSLKQTVSYFRNSK is encoded by the coding sequence ATGAGTTTTATTCAAGATATTAAAATAAAAAGTAAGTTATTTCTTCTCATTATGTTTCCGGGTCTCTTCCTGTTTTTCTTTGCATTCTCAGATATTTCAGAAAAATACAAAGTTTACAGAGAAATGAAACAAATCAATATATTAATTCGGTATGCCGGGATTACGAATAATCTGATCCACAATTTGCAATTGGAACGAGGAAGAACAAGTTCCTATATTGGTTCTTCAGGATTATATCTCAATGAGCTTGAAGAGCAAAAAAAGAAGACAGATGTTTCCCTGAATGCATATGAATCTTTTAGAAAAGAAATGCAGGATAAGTTACCTGTAGGAATTTTCTTTGCAGATAGTTATCTTCAAGCTATCTCTAATATGCGATTTCGTTTTTACCAGAGAAAGACAGATCTCGATGAGGTCCTGGGCTTTTATTCAAATTTTAATGCTAAACTTTTAGAATCTATATTTGAAATTAAAAAATTCACACATGAACCTGAAATGGTAAATTATATAGCTACATTTTATTATTTTATGAATCTAAAAGAACATGCAGGAATTGAAAGAGCTATGGGTGCTTTTTTCTTATCTCAGAAAAAATTTAAGGAGGGAGAAAAACAGAAATATATAAAGATAATCAGCATACAGGAAATATCAGAACGTTTTTTCCGTATGGGTGCTTCAAAGACTTTTATAGACGAGTTAGATGAGTTTAAGAAGAAGGACTCTTTTTTACAAGTGGAAAGAATTCGAAATAGGATTCTTTCAGAAGTATTTACGGAAAACCCTTTATACTGGTTTAAACAAATTACGGATAAAATAAATGAACTAAAAAAACTGGAGACAAACCTTGCTGACTCTCTATTAGTGAAAAGCTATAATTTACAAACTCAATCTTTAAGGGGTTTGTATATACAGATCAGTTTTCTTGTTGGAATTTTACTTCTACTTTCAATTTTTACTGCTTATCTTTCCCGAACCATAACCAATCCTTTACATAATATGGTTAATTCCTTTAAGCAAATCTCTTCCGGCAAGATTCAAAAAATTGAAGAAACGAATAGACTGGATGAATTTGGAGTAGTTTCTCGTTCCCTAAATAATATGGTGGACATTTTTCAATCCTTAGTGAATGAAATTAGTAGTATTACGGGAGCTTCCCATGAAGGGAAATTGAAACAAAGGGGAAATGCAGATAAATTCGAAGGTGTTTTTTCTGATATTATTCGTGGTATGAATTCTACCCTTGACGCTATTACGAAACCTTTGTATCTTGCTTCTAATTATATGGAACAAATTGGAAGGGGGGATATTCCTCCCCTGATCCAGAATGAATACTATGGGGATTTCAATATTATTAAAGAAAGTATTAATACTCTGATACAAACTCTCAATAGATTTATTGAGGAAATGATGAACATGGAGAAGGAGCAGAGCAGGGGAGATATTGATCACTTTATGCCGGAGGGTGAGTTTAAGGGTGTGTACCTTTCTATGGTTTCAGGGGTAAATAAACAGTTAAAAACAAATTTATTAGAAGAAAAGAAAATTGTGGAAATTGTAGAAGAATACGCCAAGGGAAATTTAGACGTGCAGATGTCTGAACTTCCCGGAAAAAAAATCTATGTAAATCGTTCTTTAGATTTATTGCGGATGAATATGCTAAATATTAATGATGAGTTACATAAACTCTTTGAAAGCGCTTCGGAGGGAAACTTAAAGAAAAGAGGAGATAAGAGTAGATTTGATTATGCTTTTTATAGTGAAATGATCGATGGAATTAATCAGATGATGGATTCTGTAATTTTTCCCATTCAGGAAACGATAGAAGTTATGTCGGGTATTTCTTCAGGGAATCTGCATAAAAAGATTCAGGGAGAATATAGGGGCGATTTTTTTCAATTAAAAGATTCTGTGAATGCAACAGTAGATAAAATAGAAGAAATTGTGGGAGATTTACGCAGAGTATCGGATGAAATTGAAACTTCTGTATCACAGATAAAAAGAATTTCAAAGAGCATCAATGAAGGAGCTGAATTACAGGCAAGTAATACAGAAGAGTCCTCCGCTGCGATTGAAGAAATTACCTCAACTATTGTAATGAACAATGATAATGCAGCTAAAACTAATGTGATTTCCAAAACTGTATCTGAGAAGGCTGAGGTTGGTGGAAAAGCAGTTTCTGATACACTCAAGGCTATGAAACTGATAGTAGAAAAAACGTCACTTATTGAAGAAATTGCAAGCCAGACGAATTTACTGGCAGTAAATGCTTCGATTGAGGCTGCGAGAGCAGGAGAACACGGAAAAGGATTTTCTGTGGTTGCAATAGAAGTGAGAAAGTTAGCCGAAAGTAGTAAAAATGCAGCAGGGGAAATATCTGAACTTACAGACAAGAGTCTGGAAATTGCCAATCAGGCTGGTAGTTTGATCGGAGAAATGATTCCGGAAATACAAACTACTGCTGAATTAATCCAGGGAATCAGTACTGCTTCAGAAGAACAAAAAGTTGGGATGGAGCAGGTAAATATATCTATTACACAATTAGCAGATATTTCTCAGCAAAATCTTTTGTCTTCAGAGAGTCTCGGTTCTGCGGCAGAGAGTTTACAAAAGCATTCAGATAGTCTAAAGCAAACTGTGTCCTATTTTAGAAATTCAAAATAA
- a CDS encoding Dabb family protein has translation MVKHVVMWKVKDTKQGTKEENIQKAKELLEALKEKITAISSLQVGLNFSTRPVAFDLVLITEHKDMEALKDYQEHPEHKKVADFIGEVKLETAVVDFTY, from the coding sequence ATGGTTAAGCATGTTGTAATGTGGAAAGTAAAAGATACAAAGCAGGGTACAAAAGAAGAAAATATTCAAAAAGCGAAGGAACTCCTGGAAGCTTTAAAAGAGAAAATTACAGCGATTTCTTCTTTGCAGGTAGGTTTAAATTTCAGCACAAGACCTGTAGCTTTTGACCTTGTGCTCATCACCGAGCACAAAGATATGGAAGCACTAAAAGACTATCAGGAACACCCTGAACACAAGAAAGTGGCGGACTTCATCGGAGAAGTGAAATTAGAAACTGCTGTTGTAGATTTTACCTACTGA
- the pheT gene encoding phenylalanine--tRNA ligase subunit beta → MKLSYDWLKDFADFDSVPFEKITEKIALSICEVDEVEEYKEFLEKVITVKIQSLEKHPSADKLSVCKVFDGQKEKIVVTAAKNLSISDIVPLATPGAIIGDKNISEAELRGIMSYGMFVSGKEMDINEDDSGVHIFPADTQIGLTIRQLFHLEDKIFHVDNKSITHRPDLWSHYGFARELCAQLNLPIRFNPFEVKYSFAEEKSVIEVLKNDNAHSYYASLIEGVKVCPSIEKFKLRLQKCGQKSINNVVDVSNYVMLEMGQPTHFFDKDSIGSIKIEVSPSIKNEKILLLDDSEKELEEGIILIRNASEPVAIAGVMGGLKSSVTNNTKNLVLESAVFKRENIRKSIRSTGIRSEASIRYEKGLDSSLSLPVLQRSLQLLEENAGGAFKAYKPEGFNNSAAKVVKINTDLEFIQKKLGKSISAEEVTAYLKRLYFSVKEKNGSFEVVVPKFRHNYDITIPEDLVEEIGRTMEYSNIENKPLKMDVMPVPISHKRNLERLLKNGFSRLLGFSEVFNYSFASEEDNGFEGQKEDSVAILNAMPEEQKFLRNSIYPSLIRNVQSNLDRFGEVKLFEYGRTYHKTEGKELSIEKFWFGFALSKNRKLKENLALLEDDFLQFRSDFEALFLSLAPFTLSFSSYEGEYLHPGAALKILIDNEEIAELGYIHPGKNESFGLKKRIILGKINFHNLLKAYEAYQVKNTFKAPSVYPGGEIDLSFVMEEERSTADLAELVKKQNIEELKSIHVQDIYRGENPGPGKKSVMYRLNLIRYDKTFTSERIQEISNLVIQEATKQGMELRK, encoded by the coding sequence TTGAAATTATCATACGATTGGCTGAAGGATTTTGCCGACTTTGACTCTGTCCCTTTTGAGAAAATTACAGAAAAAATTGCCCTCTCCATCTGTGAAGTCGATGAGGTAGAAGAATACAAGGAATTCTTAGAAAAAGTCATCACGGTTAAAATTCAGAGCCTCGAAAAGCATCCTTCCGCAGATAAACTGAGTGTCTGCAAAGTATTTGATGGCCAAAAAGAAAAAATAGTAGTTACCGCTGCTAAAAACTTGAGTATATCCGACATTGTTCCTCTTGCCACACCGGGTGCTATTATCGGTGATAAGAATATTTCCGAAGCCGAACTTCGCGGAATCATGAGTTATGGAATGTTTGTTTCCGGCAAGGAAATGGATATAAATGAAGACGATTCCGGAGTTCATATTTTTCCTGCTGATACCCAAATTGGCCTTACAATTCGACAACTATTTCATCTTGAAGATAAAATCTTTCATGTAGACAATAAGTCCATTACCCACAGGCCGGATCTCTGGTCCCACTACGGCTTTGCCAGGGAACTCTGTGCCCAACTGAATCTCCCGATACGCTTTAATCCATTTGAAGTAAAATATTCTTTTGCAGAAGAAAAGAGTGTCATCGAAGTATTAAAAAATGATAATGCTCACTCCTATTACGCATCCCTTATAGAAGGAGTAAAGGTCTGCCCTTCTATAGAAAAGTTCAAGCTTCGACTTCAGAAATGCGGACAGAAATCCATTAATAATGTGGTAGATGTTTCCAATTATGTAATGTTAGAAATGGGACAACCCACACATTTTTTCGATAAGGATAGTATCGGTTCTATTAAAATAGAAGTCAGTCCCTCTATAAAAAATGAAAAAATTTTACTTTTAGATGATTCTGAAAAAGAACTCGAAGAAGGTATCATTCTAATTCGAAATGCTTCCGAACCGGTGGCCATAGCCGGTGTAATGGGTGGCCTTAAGTCTTCGGTTACAAATAACACAAAAAACCTGGTATTAGAATCCGCAGTATTTAAAAGAGAGAATATTCGTAAATCCATACGTTCTACCGGCATTCGTTCAGAAGCATCTATTCGTTATGAGAAGGGGCTCGACTCCTCTCTGTCTTTACCTGTTTTACAGAGAAGCCTGCAACTCCTTGAAGAAAATGCAGGGGGAGCTTTCAAGGCTTACAAACCGGAGGGTTTTAACAATTCTGCTGCCAAGGTAGTAAAAATAAATACAGATCTGGAATTCATTCAAAAGAAATTGGGGAAAAGCATCAGTGCCGAAGAAGTTACAGCTTATTTGAAGCGTCTCTACTTTTCAGTTAAAGAGAAAAATGGAAGTTTCGAGGTAGTTGTCCCCAAATTTCGTCACAATTATGATATTACCATTCCTGAGGACCTGGTAGAAGAGATTGGAAGAACCATGGAATATTCTAATATAGAAAATAAACCTCTTAAAATGGATGTAATGCCGGTTCCGATTTCTCATAAACGTAACCTCGAACGTCTATTGAAGAATGGATTTTCCAGATTATTAGGCTTTTCTGAAGTATTTAACTATTCCTTTGCTTCAGAAGAAGACAATGGTTTTGAAGGCCAAAAAGAGGATTCGGTAGCCATTTTAAATGCCATGCCGGAAGAACAAAAATTTCTTCGTAACTCCATTTATCCTTCCCTGATTCGGAATGTTCAGTCTAACCTTGACAGGTTTGGGGAAGTGAAACTTTTTGAATACGGTAGAACCTACCACAAAACAGAAGGAAAAGAGCTTTCTATAGAAAAGTTCTGGTTTGGATTTGCTCTCTCTAAAAATAGGAAACTAAAAGAAAATCTAGCTCTATTAGAAGATGACTTCCTGCAATTCCGTAGCGATTTTGAAGCCCTGTTTTTAAGTCTTGCACCTTTTACACTAAGTTTTTCTTCGTATGAAGGTGAATATTTGCATCCGGGTGCAGCTCTAAAAATCCTCATAGACAATGAAGAAATAGCAGAACTGGGCTATATCCATCCCGGAAAGAATGAAAGCTTCGGTCTAAAAAAACGAATCATCCTCGGTAAAATCAATTTTCATAATTTACTGAAAGCTTATGAAGCTTACCAGGTCAAAAATACCTTCAAAGCACCTTCGGTTTATCCCGGTGGAGAAATTGATCTATCCTTTGTAATGGAAGAAGAAAGAAGCACAGCCGATTTAGCGGAACTCGTAAAAAAACAAAACATCGAAGAACTGAAGTCAATTCATGTTCAGGATATATACAGGGGAGAAAATCCCGGTCCGGGCAAAAAGTCTGTGATGTATCGATTAAACCTGATTCGCTATGATAAAACCTTTACCTCGGAAAGAATTCAGGAAATATCAAACCTGGTTATTCAGGAAGCTACAAAACAGGGTATGGAACTTAGAAAATAG
- a CDS encoding cyclic nucleotide-binding domain-containing protein, with protein MTDAKIFRSEKIEQYDLKGISAVNYKKGDVIFTEGDFSNGVMYFIISGQADVYKNRGGKDIKINTMKVGEFFGEVAIVSIKKKRIATVIISSETARLAEINKDTFSSIAKNSTNFLMKLMKTAITRLKSAESKVDRLVNYKPVFMKEHLKLPLNEVGSIDILDYVGFAASSTYFKGQNIYAFGEKSNGEMYFLISGELSILKNNTDIPMEITVLQAGELFGELGLVSEETRSSTVKVKSGEAQIVSLDRRSFIKICKTNPTFLFGVVRMILAKLTQMEDKIAYLEKETDNLQ; from the coding sequence ATGACGGATGCTAAAATCTTTCGTTCAGAGAAAATTGAACAGTACGACCTGAAGGGAATTTCGGCTGTAAATTATAAGAAAGGGGATGTAATTTTTACAGAAGGTGATTTTTCGAATGGGGTTATGTATTTCATTATCTCCGGTCAGGCAGATGTATATAAAAATAGGGGTGGAAAAGACATAAAAATAAATACCATGAAGGTAGGAGAGTTTTTTGGGGAAGTTGCTATCGTAAGTATAAAAAAGAAACGGATTGCAACTGTTATTATTTCTTCAGAAACTGCCCGTCTTGCAGAAATTAATAAAGATACATTTAGCAGTATTGCTAAAAACAGCACTAATTTTTTAATGAAACTCATGAAAACAGCTATTACCCGTTTAAAATCTGCCGAAAGCAAGGTGGATAGACTGGTAAACTACAAACCTGTATTCATGAAAGAGCATCTAAAATTACCTCTCAATGAAGTGGGAAGTATTGATATTCTGGACTATGTTGGTTTTGCCGCCAGCAGTACATATTTTAAAGGTCAGAATATTTATGCTTTCGGTGAGAAATCTAATGGGGAAATGTATTTTTTAATTTCAGGCGAATTGTCTATCCTTAAAAATAATACAGATATTCCCATGGAAATTACGGTTTTACAAGCCGGAGAACTATTTGGAGAGTTGGGTCTTGTCAGCGAAGAAACCAGGAGTTCTACCGTAAAAGTGAAATCCGGTGAAGCCCAGATTGTTTCTCTTGATAGGCGTTCCTTTATTAAAATATGTAAAACGAATCCTACCTTCTTATTTGGAGTTGTGAGGATGATTCTCGCCAAACTTACCCAGATGGAAGATAAGATTGCTTATCTTGAAAAAGAAACAGATAATCTTCAGTAG